The Solibacillus sp. FSL R7-0682 genome includes a window with the following:
- a CDS encoding TraR/DksA C4-type zinc finger protein, whose product MLTDKQLANLKKMLIHQKNDLINVKNERENEVTAHSSLRDSTDELSTLDNHPADLATELYDREKDLALKVHSEDLLSQVNSALERMENGTYGVCTKCHEDIPYDRLVAIPYTEFCINDTEARAIPTDRPVEEEIILPPVDNSFANREANDVLQDDEDSFQIVAQYGNSDTPADFEGDFDHYNDLYSDDENKDMYSPLEELHVSKEEGLNGQISQAYADEARKYDYLE is encoded by the coding sequence ATGCTCACTGACAAACAACTAGCTAATTTAAAAAAGATGCTCATCCACCAAAAAAACGATTTAATAAATGTTAAAAATGAACGAGAAAATGAAGTAACAGCCCATAGCAGCTTACGTGATTCAACAGATGAATTATCAACGCTTGACAATCACCCTGCAGATTTAGCAACTGAATTATATGACCGCGAAAAGGATTTAGCATTAAAGGTGCATAGCGAGGATTTATTATCACAAGTTAATTCCGCACTCGAACGGATGGAAAATGGTACGTATGGAGTTTGCACAAAATGTCATGAAGACATTCCTTATGATCGCTTAGTTGCGATACCGTATACGGAATTTTGTATTAATGATACGGAAGCGAGAGCTATTCCAACAGATCGCCCTGTTGAAGAAGAAATTATTCTTCCACCAGTAGATAATTCATTTGCCAATCGAGAGGCGAATGACGTACTTCAAGATGATGAAGATTCATTCCAAATTGTTGCCCAGTACGGAAATTCAGATACCCCTGCAGACTTTGAGGGCGATTTTGACCATTACAATGATTTATATAGTGATGATGAAAATAAAGACATGTATTCGCCACTAGAAGAATTACACGTCTCCAAAGAGGAAGGTTTAAACGGTCAAATTTCACAAGCATATGCAGATGAAGCTCGGAAATATGATTATTTGGAATAA
- a CDS encoding ribonuclease J, giving the protein MASTENALSIFALGGINEIGKNMYVIEYSNEIMIIDCGAKFADKSLLGVDLIIPELTYLEENKDKIKGLIVTHGHEDHIGGIPYMLKKLNVPIYASRFTLGLIEIKLKEHKLLRETDLIEINADSRLEFNQIAVTFFKTSHSIPDCLGLVFHTPEGKVVHTGDFKFDLTPANDQSSDIHKMAEIGTEGVLALISESTNAERPGSTPSEQLVGSHLEEEFMRATGKIFISTFASNVNRIQQIIDVAIKTNRKLVLLGRSMVNVVSVAMRLGYLKIPNWMLVEARDLNQIPPERVVILCTGSQGEPLAALSRLSTGSNRDVKVVQGDTVIFAASPIPGNEKDVSKIVDNLFQLGAKVIYGSSSITGMHVSGHGYQEDLKLMLTLMKPKYFIPIHGEYRMLHIHRLLAEAVGVQKDHTFILKNGEIVDIVNGVARQTRDIPAGDTYVDGIGIGEVGEIVLRDRKKLSEDGMLVIVLTISKYDGSIITNPDTISRGFVYAKNSEELILDINDLAKTAVSNFNEANPYAMKKAIKKAVDQYVFTLTMRKPMILPIIIEI; this is encoded by the coding sequence TTGGCAAGTACAGAAAATGCATTGTCCATTTTTGCTTTAGGTGGCATTAATGAAATTGGTAAAAATATGTATGTTATTGAATATTCAAATGAAATTATGATTATAGACTGTGGTGCAAAATTTGCAGATAAAAGTCTGCTAGGGGTGGATTTAATTATCCCAGAGCTTACGTATTTAGAAGAAAATAAAGACAAGATTAAAGGATTAATTGTAACCCATGGACATGAGGACCATATTGGCGGTATTCCGTATATGCTTAAAAAATTAAATGTGCCAATCTATGCTTCTCGATTTACGCTTGGATTAATCGAAATAAAATTAAAGGAACATAAATTACTTCGTGAAACGGATTTAATTGAGATAAATGCAGATTCTCGTTTAGAATTTAATCAAATTGCAGTCACATTTTTTAAAACAAGTCATAGTATTCCAGACTGCCTTGGGTTAGTTTTCCACACACCTGAAGGAAAAGTTGTCCATACAGGAGATTTTAAATTCGACTTAACACCAGCGAATGATCAGTCTTCAGATATTCATAAAATGGCGGAAATCGGGACGGAAGGGGTATTAGCATTAATTTCTGAAAGTACGAATGCAGAACGGCCTGGTTCCACACCTTCTGAACAATTAGTCGGTAGTCATTTAGAAGAAGAATTTATGAGAGCAACAGGGAAAATTTTTATTTCTACATTTGCATCAAATGTCAATCGGATTCAGCAAATCATTGATGTAGCCATTAAAACGAATCGAAAACTAGTATTGCTAGGGCGAAGTATGGTCAATGTAGTTTCTGTTGCCATGAGACTCGGTTACTTAAAAATACCAAATTGGATGCTTGTAGAAGCCCGTGATTTAAATCAAATTCCACCGGAGCGTGTAGTAATTTTATGTACAGGAAGCCAAGGAGAGCCACTCGCCGCCCTTTCTAGACTGTCTACTGGTAGTAATCGAGATGTCAAAGTTGTTCAAGGCGATACAGTTATTTTTGCTGCTTCACCAATTCCTGGGAACGAAAAGGATGTATCAAAAATCGTAGATAATCTCTTCCAGCTGGGAGCGAAGGTTATTTACGGAAGCTCAAGCATAACAGGAATGCACGTATCAGGTCATGGCTATCAAGAAGATTTAAAGCTTATGCTAACTTTAATGAAGCCGAAATATTTTATTCCAATTCATGGAGAGTATCGAATGCTCCATATACATCGTTTATTAGCCGAAGCAGTTGGCGTACAAAAAGATCATACTTTTATCCTTAAAAATGGAGAAATCGTTGATATTGTGAATGGGGTAGCGCGGCAAACTCGAGACATACCTGCAGGGGATACGTATGTGGATGGCATTGGGATTGGAGAAGTAGGAGAAATTGTTTTACGCGATCGGAAGAAACTTTCTGAAGATGGCATGTTGGTAATTGTTTTAACGATTAGTAAGTATGATGGCTCAATTATTACGAATCCAGATACAATTTCCAGAGGGTTTGTTTATGCGAAAAATTCTGAAGAATTAATTCTTGATATTAATGATTTAGCGAAAACAGCTGTTAGCAATTTTAATGAGGCAAATCCATATGCTATGAAAAAAGCAATTAAAAAAGCAGTGGACCAATATGTTTTTACATTAACAATGAGAAAACCAATGATCCTACCAATAATTATTGAAATTTAA
- a CDS encoding SDR family oxidoreductase: protein MSKCKPAEAAHSAYNNAVPMKRTGEPEEVANLIAFLLSDEANYISSKPYTIDGALYNV from the coding sequence ATAAGTAAATGTAAACCAGCTGAAGCCGCTCATTCAGCTTATAATAATGCTGTTCCAATGAAACGCACCGGTGAGCCAGAAGAAGTAGCTAACTTAATCGCCTTTTTATTATCGGATGAAGCAAACTACATTAGTTCAAAGCCTTACACAATCGATGGCGCTTTATATAATGTTTAA
- a CDS encoding YunC family protein codes for MVSTETIELQGHLFTAVTVHLPKTTLLTISNERGYIMCGALDVGLLNHKLADRKIIAGRAVGVRTIDDLLKAPLESVTYEAENCGIVKGMIGEDALLKML; via the coding sequence ATAGTCTCAACGGAAACAATTGAACTTCAAGGACATTTATTTACTGCTGTAACGGTTCATTTGCCAAAAACGACATTGCTGACCATTTCAAATGAACGCGGTTATATTATGTGCGGTGCATTGGATGTCGGACTTTTAAATCACAAGTTAGCAGACCGGAAGATTATTGCCGGTCGAGCAGTCGGCGTGCGCACGATCGATGACTTATTAAAAGCACCCCTTGAGTCCGTAACCTATGAAGCTGAAAATTGTGGCATTGTCAAAGGAATGATCGGTGAAGATGCATTATTAAAAATGCTTTAA